GCGAACCAGCGGGTAGCTGTTCTCAACCCGGGTGTCGGTGAGCCGGGCGCGGTAGTCTTCCGGGATTGACAGATCCAGGGTTGAGCGAATGAACTCCCGGGCCAGATCCGTTTTCGGATGGGCAAAGATGTCGCCGACCGGACCTTTCTCGACCAGTTCACCATCGCCGATGATTGCCACTTGGCTACAAATGTTTTTCACCACATCCATTTCGTGGGTGATGAGCAAAATAGTCAGGTTCAGCTTGCGGTTGATCTCTTTGAGCAACGCTAGAATTGACTGCGTGGTGGCCGGATCCAGCGCACTGGTCGCTTCATCACACAGCAGGACTTTCGGATCGGACGCCAAGGCCCGGGCGATGGCTACCCGTTGTTTCTGGCCGCCGCTTAGGTTGGACGGGTAGGCACTGCTCTTGTCGGCCAGCCCCACCAGTTGCAGCAGATCAGTAACCTTGCTTTTGAGGTCCGCTTTTTTGGTGCCGGCCAGTTCAAGCGGCAGGGCCACGTTGTCGAACACCGTCCGGGAAGACAACAGATTGAAGTGCTGGAAGATCATCCCGATTTTACGCCGGGCTAACGTCAGCTCCTGGGCGGAAAGCTGAGTCAAATCGACACCATCGACAATCACATGGCCGCTGGTGGGTTTTTCTAACAGGTTCACGCAGCGGATCAGGGTACTTTTCCCTGCACCGGATGAACCGATCACGCCGAAAATTGTGCCTTGCTCAATGGAGAGGTTGATATCACGCAGCGCGTTGATTTCCTTTTCTCCCTGATAGAACACTTTGTTCACTCTATTGATTTCTATCATCGAACTTCCTGAGCTGTTTGCTGCTGCCCAATACAATTCACCGGGCAAAAATGGGTGATAATGGTTTAATTTGTTGCTGTTTATTGTGTTTACACTGTAATTAGTTTGTGCGTAAAGTGTTTCCTAAACGCTTATGTGGTTGATGCTAGGGTGTCTAGACGGCTAAGTCAATAGATATTTTTACGTCTGGACGTCTAAAAGGCTTTCTTGACTTGAGCCAAAATCTGTCGCCCTGGCAGAAACCGGACGGATAAACGGATGAATCCCGGGGTGAGCCGTGTCATAATCGCGCCAGTAATGTAGACAGACAGAGGGCTGACTTTTGGCCAAACCCGCAGTTTTTATTGATCGTGACGGCGTGATTAACGTGGATCATGGTTATGTGCACACCGTCGATGATTTTGAGTATGTCGACGGTGTTTTTGAGGCGTGTAAAAAGCTCAAGGCGATGGGCTATTTGCTGGTCCTGGTCACCAACCAGGCGGGGATTGCCCGTGGCATGTACAGCGAAGATGAATTCCTGACCCTGACCGAGTGGATGGACTGGAACTTTGTCGACAACGGGGTGGAATTTGACGGGATTTATTACTGTCCGCACCATCCGACGGAAGGGAAAGGGGATTACCTGCAGGATTGTAACTGTCGCAAGCCGAATCCGGGGATGTTCATTTCAGCCCGCGATTTCCTGAAAATCGATATGGCCAACTCGGTGATGATTGGTGACAAAACCGATGACATGAAAGCGGCGCAGGCGGCAGACGTCGGCACCAAGATCCTGGTGCGTACCGGTAAACCGATCACCGAAGCCGGCGAAGCACTGGCCGATACCGTGCTCGACAGCGTAGCGGATGTTCCGGCCTGGCTGGCTGCGCGTTAAACCGCAAAACAGTACACCACTTCCAGAGATAAAAAAACAGGTCGCCGAGGCGACCTGTTTGCTTAAGGTTTGAAGAGATTAGCGATTATAAATTGGCAGGATCTCCAGGACATCTTGATAGCGTTGCATCTTTTTCAGCATGGCTGGCTGCTGCGCTGGATCCTCAAAGTCGGCCAAATCAATATACTCTAGTTGTAGCGTATTGTTATCGGTCGCCGGATCGCGCAGTGCCTGGAACTCTTCCAGCGTTTTGATCATCTCAAAGGCCAAGGCATTGTTCGGTGTAGCATAGTAGTAGCGGCCATCCTGACGTTGATAGCGAACGGTCTCTGCCAGGTGGTCGTCATTGCTACGGATGGCGACGTACTGGGCACGTTCATTGCCGCGGGTAAATTCGCCGTTGTCACTGCTGCGGAACTGAACCACCAGGTTGAGCAGGGCTTCGATTTCGCTGTATTCCCCTTTGGCCGGCAGATCAAAATAGCGCTTGATCGAGCGGGCATAATAGGGGGCTGCCTCGACTTTGGTATCCGGGTCAAAGTGGATGAAATCACCTTGCGGTTTTGTGACCTTTCCTTCGCTGTCACGGAACAGATCCGGATAGAAGACCTGGTTCATGATGTTGGTACCCAGCGCGATATCCTGAAGCAGGTATTTGAAGACATCATAGCTGTAGAAGGTACCACCGTCGCCCGGCACGACATACGGGAGATCCGCCAAGGCGGTATCGGTCCGGTCGGTGGTGCGGCGGATGCCGTCCCGCTCTAGCAGGGTTGCCATGGAAGCGAACTTGTCCGGCCAGAATCCGTAGTAGTCGAACATGCCGACGTAGTTGTACTTTGGATTGGTATTTGGCGCTTTGCCGCTGTTGAGCATCTTACCCGCTTCTGCAGTGACGGTCAGGCCTGTTGAGGCCAGATACTTACTAACTTCTGGGTGGAAACAGCTGTGCGGAACCTCGCCTTGCTTGAGGGCGCTGCGCAGTGCACTCTCGTTGATGATGTCGTGCAGGCGCTGGTACTGAACGTCACCGTCTGCATCTTTGACTTCACACACTTGATCCGGCTGGAGCACCACCTGGATCAGGTTATTGCGCAGCTCATCGACAGCTCGGGGCAGGCCACAGTAGAAGTCATAGTTAAAGTCCGACTCCGGCCATAATGGTTTGGCATTACAGGCTGGATCGACTTTATGCAACAGGAGCCAATTATTGGTATTAAACGGAAGGTACTGTTTCATCCGATCGAAGTTTTGCAGTACTTCCCGCCAGCTCATAAAGTCGTTGATCCTACGCTGGGCATAATCTTCCAGGCTGCTTTCGTCAAAGTTCTTTTTACCCATACGGTTGGTCCGCATGTCGTGCTGCTCGTAATAACGCTGCCAGTAGAAACGGTTAATTTCGGCGTGGTTTCGGCCTTCATCGTGGCGGTTACAATCTGTATTCAGGCTGACATTCCCGTCGGTACAGTACTTATACTCGCGCATCACTTTATCGCCCGGGGCTTTGTCGCTCCATTTGTCATCCAGTACACCGTCTACAACGGCTGCGCTGAGGACGCCGTCACTGAGGCGCTCCGGCAGGTACGATCCTGCGGCGAAGAAGGTGTTTTTCAGCTCTTCATCATAATGATTGAGCGTGTAGAACTGAGGCGATGTTTTAGCTTCGGCACCTTCGGCGCTGTCATGTAGGGAATACTCCACCTGGCGCTTGTAGGCAAATCGCAGCGCCGCGGTGTCATACAGACCAAATACGGGCAGTGCATCCAGCAGCGATGGGTTATAGTCCATGATTGAGCTGTAGGCTGGAACATATTCCAGGCCGTGGTTGTGGGCGTGCGCTTCAGAGAAGTAGTTCTGATCATCATTACTGCCTTTGAAATTGTGGCGCAGGCCCAGGTTATGGCCTAGTTCATGCACCAGTGTTTTGGCGTAATAGATCCCGGCAAGTACTTGCCCGACATGATGTTGCTGGCTCAGATCGAGCGCGTCCCAGGTTTTCAGCTGACTATGCGCCTCATCTGCCCAGACATACGATTGCGGGCTGTCAAAGTCGATCGATTGACCGGCGACCACCATTCTCGGCAAGTATTTCTTTGTTGCGCTCGACCACAAGCTGGCGATCGGGTACATATTGTGCTCGCTCCAGACCTGCTGCTCCAGCTCGCGGAGCTGGATAATATCCAGGGCGCTCATATCCTGTTCCGGGACTTGCTGCAGGGCAACGTAATCACGCAGAACCGTTTCAAATGACTCTTGCTCTGGTTGGCTCAGAACTTTTGGCAAAGTATCGGCTGTCGGGTGATAGAGCCCGCTGTTATGTGTCTGGCGCTGTAGCTGGGCTGTGGTGTCCCTTGCTGTATTGATGCTGGTGTCGGACTTGGCAGACGATGTGGTTGTCGTTTGCGCAGTAACGATATTGCCGTTGTTGTACTGATTGGCAATCCGATCCCACAGGACATTGG
Above is a window of Photobacterium sp. TY1-4 DNA encoding:
- the gmhB gene encoding D-glycero-beta-D-manno-heptose 1,7-bisphosphate 7-phosphatase, with translation MAKPAVFIDRDGVINVDHGYVHTVDDFEYVDGVFEACKKLKAMGYLLVLVTNQAGIARGMYSEDEFLTLTEWMDWNFVDNGVEFDGIYYCPHHPTEGKGDYLQDCNCRKPNPGMFISARDFLKIDMANSVMIGDKTDDMKAAQAADVGTKILVRTGKPITEAGEALADTVLDSVADVPAWLAAR
- the metN gene encoding methionine ABC transporter ATP-binding protein MetN, whose translation is MIEINRVNKVFYQGEKEINALRDINLSIEQGTIFGVIGSSGAGKSTLIRCVNLLEKPTSGHVIVDGVDLTQLSAQELTLARRKIGMIFQHFNLLSSRTVFDNVALPLELAGTKKADLKSKVTDLLQLVGLADKSSAYPSNLSGGQKQRVAIARALASDPKVLLCDEATSALDPATTQSILALLKEINRKLNLTILLITHEMDVVKNICSQVAIIGDGELVEKGPVGDIFAHPKTDLAREFIRSTLDLSIPEDYRARLTDTRVENSYPLVRLEFTGASVDAPLISQVAREFNIDISILSSDMDYAGGVKFGLMLAEFFGTEQAAELAIAFLRDHKVNVEVLGYVA
- a CDS encoding zinc-dependent metalloprotease; the protein is MTPKHFTLSVLCTAILAGCGADDQAYESVPRKAEQIKKTDLNTEQVYLYMPSMAKAPRYAVSMAPFMQGQEKLVRLIYTQDGLEVRQISPDVISQAQISDHDLGRWTDVETDNSPLVKIPGTYQEYRCEEDSYGDCVNKEEENKDDDVTWQEKTFFTPEYKKLAVVERDIDDLLTYSTGCYTPVGDARLARDWQGYEVAADGSLNIEIEQDYQITNQWNCLINALFQSDDGLDFNNLTFTVSNHYSFVPLNEIRSAEYEPILYPKGDEDTFGMFATEVSRPDQLGNNTLDGNRVQYMHRFNPSQAQIDYHLSDSFDLNASTAFYKQITKDVIARINPQLAKAGVPQIKLHDPSGKRSGDLRYNVINLIDEPLANGLAGYGPSAVNPVTGEIVHAHVNQYSGGLESIANVLWDRIANQYNNGNIVTAQTTTTSSAKSDTSINTARDTTAQLQRQTHNSGLYHPTADTLPKVLSQPEQESFETVLRDYVALQQVPEQDMSALDIIQLRELEQQVWSEHNMYPIASLWSSATKKYLPRMVVAGQSIDFDSPQSYVWADEAHSQLKTWDALDLSQQHHVGQVLAGIYYAKTLVHELGHNLGLRHNFKGSNDDQNYFSEAHAHNHGLEYVPAYSSIMDYNPSLLDALPVFGLYDTAALRFAYKRQVEYSLHDSAEGAEAKTSPQFYTLNHYDEELKNTFFAAGSYLPERLSDGVLSAAVVDGVLDDKWSDKAPGDKVMREYKYCTDGNVSLNTDCNRHDEGRNHAEINRFYWQRYYEQHDMRTNRMGKKNFDESSLEDYAQRRINDFMSWREVLQNFDRMKQYLPFNTNNWLLLHKVDPACNAKPLWPESDFNYDFYCGLPRAVDELRNNLIQVVLQPDQVCEVKDADGDVQYQRLHDIINESALRSALKQGEVPHSCFHPEVSKYLASTGLTVTAEAGKMLNSGKAPNTNPKYNYVGMFDYYGFWPDKFASMATLLERDGIRRTTDRTDTALADLPYVVPGDGGTFYSYDVFKYLLQDIALGTNIMNQVFYPDLFRDSEGKVTKPQGDFIHFDPDTKVEAAPYYARSIKRYFDLPAKGEYSEIEALLNLVVQFRSSDNGEFTRGNERAQYVAIRSNDDHLAETVRYQRQDGRYYYATPNNALAFEMIKTLEEFQALRDPATDNNTLQLEYIDLADFEDPAQQPAMLKKMQRYQDVLEILPIYNR